Proteins encoded in a region of the Mercenaria mercenaria strain notata chromosome 1, MADL_Memer_1, whole genome shotgun sequence genome:
- the LOC123545541 gene encoding HHIP-like protein 1 isoform X2 has translation MKKELLFGDDGFLYIFVGDGGPAEERDNQAQNGDSFLGKVLRVDVDKTTIADYRYRYYDIPQDNPKKSDWRQEVFAVGTRNMWRCSKDDGDRQGKRKGRIFCGDLGSSLADELTELKKGGNYGWPYMEGNICRNSTMCQQIAGDTVAPLYEFRRNDTSSRVTAVVGGPLYRGTLFPEIYGQLLYGDYTVGALSTLKEPSRNAIQSSWTPSNFTRCDKSMCTCEARAPQRTMLLSFGQTHEGELLLLMTDEPNPHKPAGAVLSLKPQNSKVVTCGVSSNLPTLWINILSCALVISAYLYRFT, from the exons TTGTTGTTTGGAGATGATGGATTCCTCTATATATTTGTTGGTGATGGTGGTCCGGCTGAAGAAAGAGATAATCAGGCTCAGAATGG AGACAGTTTTCTTGGAAAAGTTCTGCGTGTAGATGTAGACAAGACAACAATTGCTGACTACAGGTATCGTTATTACGACATTCCACAAGATAATCCGAAGAAAAGTGACTGGAGACAGGAAGTGTTTGCAGTGGGCACAAGAAATATGTGGAGATGTAGTAAGGACGATGGGGACAGGCAGG GAAAACGGAAAGGAAGAATATTCTGTGGCGATCTTGGTTCTTCGCTGGCAGACGAACTGACTGAGCTAAAGAAGGGAGGTAACTACGGTTGGCCTTACATGGAGGGAAATATATGCAGGAACAGTACCATGTGCCAACAAATAG CCGGCGATACAGTTGCCCCTCTGTATGAATTTCGTCGGAACGATACGTCATCGCGAGTTACAGCAGTTGTTGGCGGCCCTTTGTATAGAGGAACTCTATTCCCAGAAATCTATGGGCAGCTGCTTTATGGAGATTACACAGTTGG CGCATTATCTACTTTAAAAGAGCCTTCAAGAAATGCCATTCAGTCAAGCTGGACGCCCAGCAACTTTACACGTTGTGATAAAAGTATGTGCACGTGTGAAGCACGTGCTCCTCAAAGAACAATGCTACTGTCCTTTGGTCAGACTCACGAAG GTGAGTTGTTACTTCTGATGACAGATGAGCCAAACCCTCATAAACCGGCAGGTGCGGTATTAAGTCTAAAACCACAGAA TTCCAAGGTTGTGACTTGTGGAGTGAGCTCGAATCTTCCTACATTGTGGATAAACATTTTATCATGCGCATTGGTTATCTCAGCATATTTGTATAGATttacttga